The sequence AACATTCCTGTTTCAATCGTTTTTCCTAAGCCAACGTCATCAGCAATCAGGATTCTATTCTTATAGGTATTGAGAGCCTTATACACAGCGTCGACCTGATAAGGTTCAAGATTTGTTCTTGTGAAAGATAGGGAAAGAAGATGATCATAGGCATAGGCCAATGAGAGGCGAGTAGCCTCATAGTGTAAGTCAAAATGAAGAGGTGAATCAAAAATATTTTTTTGCAGTTGTTCCAAGGGAGAAAGTATTTTGTCTATC comes from Thermodesulfobacteriota bacterium and encodes:
- a CDS encoding helicase encodes the protein MQLHTGFTIGDKVRVGEKIGEIIKIDHRGNTSIFKVAFEEGPAKDFVSPPTKIDKILSPLEQLQKNIFDSPLHFDLHYEATRLSLAYAYDHLLSLSFTRTNLEPYQVDAVYKALNTYKNRILIADDVGLGKTIETGM